The following coding sequences are from one Arcobacter sp. CECT 8986 window:
- a CDS encoding aromatic amino acid transport family protein, whose product MNINKLIGSTLIIAGTTIGAGMLALPITSATFGFMTSCIIMTIIWAFMAYTALLMIELHQNANKDATLNTLAYNILGRKGQIIAIFSMLFLFYALCAAYISGGGEQIYDKIKEYFDFEIPMQSGAIIFTLIIGLVVSTSTRSVDLLNRVLFMIKIVVLIVMLTFLMPFTSIENLTHMPTQQALVFASLPVIFTSFGFHGSIPSIVRYIGKDIKALRIIMICGSLLPLVVYILWELVSHGILTQQELVQNNSLTSFIKALSFVANNSYMSFLISLFANLALATSFLGVSLGLFDFLQDFLSSSSKKASRVLTALITFVPPLAFALFYPEGFIKALGFAGFALVILALFLPVAMVYKQRKTNLDYEYKVFGGNIGLLVVLLFGSLIIVVQILQMLKIL is encoded by the coding sequence GTGAATATAAATAAATTAATTGGAAGTACATTAATTATTGCTGGAACTACGATTGGTGCTGGAATGTTAGCTTTACCAATTACAAGTGCTACATTTGGATTTATGACTTCTTGTATTATTATGACAATAATTTGGGCTTTTATGGCTTATACTGCACTGCTTATGATTGAATTACATCAAAATGCAAATAAAGATGCTACTTTAAATACTTTAGCATATAATATTTTAGGAAGAAAAGGTCAAATAATAGCAATATTTTCAATGCTATTCTTGTTTTATGCTTTATGTGCTGCATATATCTCTGGTGGAGGAGAACAAATATATGATAAAATAAAAGAGTATTTTGATTTTGAAATACCAATGCAATCAGGAGCAATTATATTTACTCTTATAATTGGACTTGTAGTAAGTACTAGTACTAGAAGTGTAGATTTATTAAATAGAGTTTTATTTATGATTAAAATTGTTGTATTAATTGTAATGCTAACTTTTTTAATGCCTTTTACTTCAATAGAAAATTTAACACATATGCCAACGCAACAAGCATTAGTTTTTGCTAGTTTACCTGTTATTTTTACATCTTTTGGTTTTCATGGTTCAATTCCTTCTATTGTTAGATATATTGGAAAAGATATAAAAGCATTAAGAATTATCATGATATGTGGGTCTTTACTTCCTTTAGTTGTTTATATTCTTTGGGAGTTAGTATCGCATGGTATTTTAACTCAACAAGAACTTGTTCAAAATAACTCTTTAACATCTTTTATTAAAGCACTTAGTTTTGTTGCAAATAATAGTTATATGAGCTTTTTAATCTCACTATTTGCAAACCTTGCACTTGCTACTTCATTTTTAGGTGTTAGTTTAGGTCTATTTGATTTCTTACAAGATTTTTTATCTTCATCAAGTAAAAAAGCATCAAGAGTTTTAACAGCTCTTATTACATTTGTTCCTCCTTTAGCTTTTGCTCTATTTTATCCAGAAGGATTTATTAAAGCACTTGGTTTTGCAGGATTTGCTTTAGTTATATTAGCTCTATTTTTGCCAGTTGCTATGGTTTATAAACAAAGAAAAACAAATTTAGATTATGAATACAAAGTATTTGGTGGAAATATAGGATTATTAGTCGTTTTATTATTTGGAAGTTTGATAATAGTAGTTCAAATTTTACAAATGTTAAAGATTTTATAA
- a CDS encoding PD-(D/E)XK nuclease family protein codes for MQNKQNLIIFPTSRAIRQNVLLQKDTNKLLPFFLTIDEFFKKSFSYSNKKLIDEEQKFLFLKESIKFDDFKKLGISSNFTQFLKQSDYIFRFFNEISSEKISIESIKEVDTYEFYNEHLEILQKVKDNYTKILEENDYIDRVNETKYEKINLDFLDKFSSIEIYFEGYFTNVEFDRIVEISKNKQLYININTNEYNKKSYEIFNNVQIELEDDYNYKLDITNKKIVNKVKIDKKVDFFDIKGFSSRISQIAYIKSSIVESINKGVEPSKIALILPDETFATNLRLFDDEQYFNYAMGIEIKNSNSYKFLYSLYNFINEKDRKNSESIEFYKIDIEFINNLFKHWDTKVNKENFSLLSNYLIEYEKNKEIIEKLKEIIYKLENLLFSKNTNILLKEVVKILLQKVSSLTIDDINSGKITVMGLLESRAISFDTVIICDFNESFIPKASLKDKFLSTKVKEFAKLPTIKDRENLQKYYYKRLIENCNNLYVSYVSNDTSTISRFASELFHKKNSDTTFDNNYKHILYNKHKLNHFDKEIILDIDLSKMSWSSTSLKVYLQCKRKYYLQYILKLKEHEISLKPKGFELGDIIHKILYEFYENGFESKDKLFELFNKYSNKNPFLTLDLEVWKKKIENFYDFEKDRLSNIQVIQKEMPFNLKYQNIDIKGVIDRVDKFDDNYLVIDYKTSSSLKVDTIKNYEKSCDFQLEFYYIALQNIYKTSNIKSYYFDLNNTKLLEEVAINEKLDLLKEIFNELNTTKVNFEKCEDKSICNFCFFKTLCNR; via the coding sequence ATGCAGAATAAACAAAATCTAATAATATTTCCTACTTCAAGGGCAATAAGACAAAATGTACTTTTACAAAAAGATACAAATAAATTATTGCCTTTTTTTCTTACAATTGATGAATTTTTCAAAAAATCATTTTCTTATTCAAATAAAAAATTAATTGATGAAGAACAAAAGTTTCTATTTTTAAAAGAGTCTATAAAATTTGATGATTTTAAAAAATTAGGAATCTCTTCAAACTTCACACAATTTTTAAAACAAAGTGATTATATTTTTAGGTTTTTTAATGAAATTTCAAGTGAAAAAATATCAATTGAGAGTATTAAAGAAGTTGATACTTATGAATTTTATAATGAGCATTTAGAGATACTTCAAAAAGTTAAAGATAACTACACAAAGATATTAGAAGAAAATGATTATATTGATAGAGTAAATGAGACTAAATATGAGAAAATTAATTTAGATTTCTTAGATAAGTTTTCATCAATTGAGATATATTTTGAAGGATATTTTACAAATGTAGAGTTTGATAGAATTGTAGAAATATCTAAGAATAAACAACTTTATATAAATATAAATACAAATGAATATAATAAAAAATCTTATGAGATTTTTAATAATGTACAAATAGAATTAGAAGATGATTATAATTATAAACTTGATATTACAAACAAAAAAATTGTAAATAAAGTTAAAATTGATAAAAAAGTAGATTTTTTTGATATAAAAGGATTTTCTTCTAGAATTTCGCAAATTGCATATATTAAATCATCTATTGTTGAAAGTATAAATAAAGGTGTAGAACCTTCTAAAATTGCTTTAATTCTACCAGATGAAACATTTGCTACAAATTTAAGACTGTTTGATGATGAACAGTATTTTAACTATGCTATGGGTATAGAGATAAAAAACTCTAATAGTTATAAATTTTTATATAGTCTATACAACTTTATAAATGAAAAAGATAGAAAAAACTCTGAAAGTATAGAGTTTTATAAAATCGATATTGAGTTTATAAATAATCTTTTTAAACATTGGGATACAAAAGTAAATAAAGAGAATTTTTCTTTGTTAAGTAATTATTTAATTGAGTATGAAAAAAACAAAGAGATAATAGAAAAATTAAAAGAGATTATTTATAAACTTGAAAATCTTCTTTTTTCTAAAAATACAAATATTTTATTAAAAGAGGTAGTTAAAATACTTCTTCAAAAAGTATCAAGTCTTACAATTGATGATATTAATTCAGGTAAAATTACTGTTATGGGATTGCTTGAAAGTAGGGCAATTAGTTTTGATACTGTTATTATTTGTGATTTTAATGAATCTTTTATTCCAAAAGCATCTTTAAAAGATAAATTTTTATCTACAAAAGTAAAAGAGTTTGCAAAACTTCCAACTATTAAAGATAGAGAAAATCTTCAAAAGTATTATTATAAAAGATTAATTGAAAATTGTAATAATTTATATGTAAGTTATGTTTCAAATGATACCTCTACAATTAGTAGATTTGCAAGTGAACTTTTTCATAAAAAAAATAGTGATACAACTTTTGATAATAACTATAAACATATTTTATACAATAAACATAAATTAAATCATTTTGATAAAGAGATTATTTTAGATATTGATTTATCAAAAATGAGTTGGTCTTCAACTTCATTAAAAGTATATTTACAATGTAAAAGAAAATATTACCTTCAATATATTTTAAAGCTAAAAGAGCATGAAATAAGTTTAAAACCAAAAGGTTTTGAACTAGGAGATATTATTCATAAAATACTTTATGAGTTTTATGAAAATGGATTTGAATCAAAAGATAAGTTATTTGAACTATTTAATAAATACTCAAATAAAAATCCATTTTTAACATTGGATTTAGAAGTTTGGAAGAAGAAAATTGAGAATTTTTATGATTTTGAAAAAGATAGATTATCAAATATTCAAGTTATACAAAAAGAGATGCCATTTAACTTAAAATATCAAAATATCGATATAAAAGGTGTAATTGACAGAGTTGATAAATTTGATGATAATTATCTTGTAATTGATTATAAAACATCTTCTAGTTTGAAAGTAGATACAATTAAAAATTATGAAAAAAGTTGTGATTTTCAACTTGAGTTTTATTATATTGCTTTACAAAATATATATAAAACATCTAACATAAAAAGTTACTACTTTGATTTGAATAATACAAAACTTTTAGAAGAAGTAGCAATAAATGAAAAACTTGATTTGTTAAAAGAGATTTTTAATGAACTAAATACTACTAAAGTAAATTTTGAAAAGTGTGAAGATAAATCAATTTGTAACTTTTGCTTTTTTAAAACTTTGTGTAACAGATAA